In Fusarium oxysporum f. sp. lycopersici 4287 chromosome 4, whole genome shotgun sequence, a genomic segment contains:
- a CDS encoding cyanide hydratase translates to MAITKYKAAAVTSEPGWFDLEGGVRKTIDFINEAGQAGCKLVAFPEVWIPGYPYWMWKVTYLQSLPMLKRYRENSMAVDSEEMRRIRRAARDNQIYVSLGFSEIDHATLYLAQVLIGPDGSVINHRRKIKPTHVEKLVYGDGSGDTFMSVSETDIGRVGQLNCWENMNPFLKSLNVSAGEQVHIAAWPVYPGKERQVAPDPATNYADPASDLVTPEYAIETGTWTLAPFQRLSVEGLKINTPEGVEPETDPSVYNGHARIYRPDGSLVVKPEKDFDGLLFVDIDLNETHLTKVLADFAGHYMRPDLIRLLVDTRRKELITEADANGSIATYTTRQRLGLDKPLDDKKGEQETPEVV, encoded by the exons ATGGCTATCACCAAGTACAAGGCCGCTGCTGTCACCTCCGAGCCTGGA TGGTTCGATCTTGAGGGTGGTGTTCGCAAGACCATCGACTTTATCAACGAGGCTGGCCAAGCTGGATGCAAGCTCGTCGCCTTCCCCGAAGTTT GGATCCCTGGATATCCCTACTGGATGTGGAAGGTCACCTACCTCCAATCCCTCCCCATGCTGAAGCGCTACCGCGAGAACTCCATGGCCGTCGACTCTGAagaaatgcgccgcattCGTCGCGCAGCTCGTGATAACCAGATCTACGTCTCCCTCGGTTTCTCCGAGATCGACCACGCAACTCTCTACCTCGCTCAAGTCCTCATCGGCCCCGATGGTTCCGTCATTAACCACCGTCGCAAGATCAAACCAACTCacgttgagaagcttgtctACGGCGATGGATCTGGCGATACCTTCATGTCCGTCAGCGAGACTGACATTGGCCGTGTTGGACAGCTCAACTGCTGGGAAAACATGAACCCCTTCCTCAAGTCTCTCAACGTCTCTGCTGGTGAACAGGTTCACATCGCTGCTTGGCCTGTCTACCCTGGAAAGGAGCGCCAGGTTGCTCCTGACCCTGCTACCAACTACGCTGATCCCGCTTCTGACTTGGTCACTCCAGAGTATGCTATTGAGACAGGTACTTGGACTCTCGCTCCTTTCCAGCGCTTGTCTGTTGAGggtctcaagatcaacactCCCGAGGGCGTTGAGCCAGAGACTGACCCTTCTGTTTACAACGGCCATGCTCGTATCTATCGCCCTGATGGTAGCTTGGTCGTCAAGCCTGAGAAGGATTTTGATGGTCTTCTGTTTGTTGACATTGATCTCAACGAGACTCACCTCACCAAGGTTCTGGCTGATTTTGCTGGTCACTACATGCGCCCTGACTTGATTCGTCTTCTGGTTGATACTCGTcgcaaggagctcatcacTGAGGCTGATGCCAATGGCTCTATTGCTACTTACACCACTCGCCAGCGCCTGGGTCTTGACAAGCCTCTTGATGACAAGAAGGGTGAGCAGGAGACTCCTGAGGTCGTCTGA